In one window of Thermodesulfovibrionales bacterium DNA:
- a CDS encoding GYD domain-containing protein, giving the protein MGYYLVQAAYTAEAAADLVKHPQNRREAVQKAVEKLGGNLEGFWFAFGDYDVVLVCQMPDNVSAAAFSMAVSAGGALRAAKTTPLLTAEEGIEAMKKAGKSRYEPPQ; this is encoded by the coding sequence ATGGGGTACTATCTGGTGCAAGCGGCGTATACTGCAGAGGCCGCAGCTGACCTGGTCAAGCATCCTCAGAATCGCCGCGAGGCTGTGCAGAAGGCCGTCGAGAAACTTGGAGGCAACCTTGAGGGTTTCTGGTTTGCTTTTGGCGATTACGATGTGGTGCTTGTCTGTCAGATGCCTGATAATGTAAGTGCGGCAGCCTTTTCCATGGCCGTCTCTGCAGGAGGCGCGCTGAGAGCCGCCAAAACCACGCCCCTTCTGACAGCAGAGGAAGGGATCGAAGCGATGAAGAAGGCTGGAAAGTCGAGGTACGAGCCGCCCCAATAA
- a CDS encoding TusE/DsrC/DsvC family sulfur relay protein — protein sequence MPILEYSGMKIFVDDEGYLSNMNDWTETVACALAEREGVDELTKERMDIIKFMRQYYMQYNAFPLLRGVCMRVHQSKDCYSDTFMEPLKAWKIAGLPKPDEHVIGEIMGEGGVV from the coding sequence ATGCCGATTCTTGAGTATTCAGGTATGAAGATTTTTGTCGACGATGAGGGGTATCTCTCAAACATGAATGACTGGACGGAAACCGTCGCCTGCGCACTGGCAGAGAGGGAGGGAGTGGACGAGCTTACAAAAGAGCGGATGGACATCATAAAGTTTATGAGGCAGTATTACATGCAATATAATGCCTTCCCCCTTTTACGCGGCGTCTGCATGAGGGTTCACCAGTCAAAGGATTGCTACAGTGACACCTTCATGGAACCTCTGAAGGCGTGGAAGATAGCCGGCCTCCCGAAACCGGACGAACATGTGATCGGTGAAATCATGGGCGAAGGCGGAGTGGTGTAG
- a CDS encoding ABC transporter substrate-binding protein produces the protein MRRISIAVIVVFALTLFAVNLFGAEPLKLSIPLPLTGGQAKFGEMQKRSYQIAAEEINAKGGIKGRRLDLEFEDSQGKPDIARAIVEKLIDVKKQPIIVGEYTSACAKAVAAVAEERKTPYLVVASAADEITQQKYKYVFRLNPVNAHYADGLMSFFKDVVKPSTMAILYESSDFGTSSAKDMVKNAEKAGIKVLVYEKYEKGAVDFKPILSKVKAANPDVIYMVSYVMDASLLMRQIKELRIDAKLFAGGAAGFDIPEFVDNAKDAAEYVVTATLWSPQLKFRGAKEFARKFKEKYGEYPSYHGAAAYSALYVVKDAIERAKHSSSPSTEDIRASLKATNMETAFGPVKFEDKEGYQNQNFIDTYVRQVNKGEHETIWPAQYASQKYIYPIPKWRERR, from the coding sequence ATGAGACGTATCTCAATAGCTGTGATCGTGGTCTTTGCTCTGACCCTCTTTGCGGTCAATCTCTTTGGCGCTGAACCGTTGAAACTTAGCATCCCCCTTCCTCTTACCGGAGGTCAGGCGAAGTTCGGCGAGATGCAGAAACGTTCTTACCAGATAGCGGCAGAGGAGATCAACGCAAAGGGCGGGATCAAAGGCAGAAGACTTGATCTCGAGTTTGAAGATTCACAGGGCAAACCCGATATTGCAAGGGCGATTGTGGAGAAACTTATCGATGTCAAGAAGCAGCCCATCATTGTCGGGGAATATACGTCGGCCTGCGCAAAGGCTGTGGCAGCGGTGGCTGAGGAGAGGAAGACGCCCTACCTCGTCGTCGCGAGTGCGGCCGACGAAATAACGCAGCAGAAGTACAAATACGTTTTTCGTCTGAACCCCGTCAATGCGCACTATGCCGACGGGCTCATGTCTTTCTTTAAGGACGTTGTGAAGCCTTCGACCATGGCGATTCTTTATGAGAGTTCAGACTTCGGAACGTCGAGTGCAAAGGACATGGTGAAGAATGCGGAAAAGGCAGGCATTAAGGTCCTTGTCTATGAAAAATACGAGAAAGGCGCTGTTGATTTCAAGCCGATACTCTCAAAGGTGAAGGCTGCCAATCCTGATGTGATCTATATGGTTTCTTATGTGATGGATGCATCGCTCCTGATGAGACAGATAAAGGAATTGAGGATTGACGCAAAGCTCTTTGCAGGCGGAGCTGCTGGGTTTGACATCCCTGAATTTGTTGACAACGCAAAGGATGCTGCCGAGTACGTTGTCACCGCAACGCTCTGGAGTCCTCAGCTGAAATTCAGGGGGGCGAAGGAATTTGCCAGGAAATTTAAGGAGAAGTACGGTGAGTATCCGTCCTATCATGGAGCCGCTGCATATTCGGCCCTTTACGTCGTAAAAGACGCCATCGAGAGGGCAAAGCACTCTTCATCACCTTCGACTGAAGATATCCGAGCTTCGTTGAAGGCAACAAATATGGAGACTGCCTTTGGCCCTGTTAAGTTCGAGGACAAGGAGGGCTATCAGAACCAGAATTTTATAGATACCTACGTAAGGCAGGTTAACAAGGGCGAGCATGAAACAATATGGCCTGCCCAGTATGCAAGTCAGAAGTACATTTATCCGATCCCGAAGTGGAGGGAGCGGAGATAG